Below is a genomic region from Candidatus Limnocylindrales bacterium.
CGAACTCGACGTACGCTTCGACGCACGGTTTACGGGAATCGAGACTCGTTTCGATGAGCAGGAAAAGCGGATGGCTATTCGGTTCGACGAGCACGAAAAACGGATCGAGATGCGTTTCGCGGAGCAGTCAGCACGCTTCGATGCCCGCCTTGCCGATCTCGAACGTCGCATCACGCTTCGAATGCTGGCCGGAATTGGCGCGGTCTCGGCGCTGGTCAAACTTCTCTGATTCAAGGGGCGGGGAAAGCCCGCAAAGGCTCAGCCGCCGTTCGATCCGACGAGGATCGCCCGCGCTTCGCTGGCGTCGTGCGACTGCCGGAGCGCTGCGGTCTTGTCCTGGTCGCGAAGGACCCGCGCGATCTGCGAGACCGCGGTCAGAAGCTCGGCGCTCGGCTCGTCGGGTGCGATGATCGCGCATACGAGGTCGACCGGTCGCGCGTCGTTCGACTCGAAACCGATCGGCGACAGCAGCCGAAGGAAGACTGCGTGCGTCTTCGCGAGCCGGTGCAGCCTGGCGTGCGGCAGAGCGATTCCCCCGCCGACTCCCGTCGACCCGAGCGCCTCGCGTGCGAGCAGCGCTCCCTCGACGACGTCGCTCGGCATGCCTGCCTCGGACGCCAGCAGACTTGCCGCGTGCGCGATGGCACGCGGCTTGTCGGTCAGGGTGAGGTCGAGGGACACGGAATCGGGGGTCAGCACTTGTTCAAGATTCATTCCCTGCAGCTCCGTACGGAATTTCTACCACACAGCTCGAAGGCATGCGCGATTGCCGGCTGTTGTTTCTGCGAATCTTTGTCGGGTCTTGGCCTCGCGCCGGCGATCCGGCACTCTCTGGCGCTGGATGAGGCCCGCTGAGCGATGAACGCCGACCTTCGCGCAAAGACCATTTCGGCCGATGAGGCCGCCGAGCTCGTAAAATCGGGAGACTGGGTCGACTTCGGTGCCGGCCTGTCCCAGCCCGACCTGTTCGATGAAGCTCTCGCACGTCGCAAGGACGCGCTGCGTGGCGTTCGAATTCGAGCCTGCGTCACAATGTCGCCGCGGGCGGTTCTCGAATCGGACCCGACCGGCGAACATTTCCTGTGGTTCAACTGGCACTTCTCCGGCCACGACCGGGGCAGCAATACGGGTGGCCGGTGCAACTACATCCCGATGAATTTCGGCGAGGCGCCCGACTACTATCGCCGTTTCCTCGACCCCGTCGACGTGGCCTGCATCAAGACCACTGCGATCGACGAGGACGGGTGGTTCAACTACGCAGCCACCAACGCGAACACCGACGCCATCCTCGAGCGCGCGAAGGTCATCATCGTCGAGACCTCGACTGCGATGCCGCACGTCCGGAGCGACGGTGGAAGAATCCATCTCCGTGACGTCCACTACGTGATCGACGGCGGCGAGAACCCGCTTCCCGAGCTCGCCAACCCGCCGGTCACCGAAGTGGACCACCGCGTGGCCACCCTCATCGCCGAGCAGATCGACGACGGCGCCTGCCTGCAGATCGGCATCGGCGGCATGCCGAACGCCGTCTGCCTGTTGCTGAAGGATGCCGGCCTCGAGGATCTCGGCATTCATACCGAGATGTTCGTCGACGGCATGGTGGATCTCATCGAGTCGGGCGTCGCCAACGGCGCGCGCAAACAGATGAACAAGGGCGAGGCCGTCTTCACTTTTGCCGGCGGCTCGCGCCATTCGTACGATTTCCTCGACCGAAACCCGTCGGTTCGAAGCTGCCCTGTCGACTATACGAACCTTCCCGACCAGATCGCGCGCAACGACCGCGTGGTCTCGATCAACAACACCACGCAGATCGACCTGCAGGGCCAGGCCGCCTCCGAATCCGACGGCCACCGCCACCTGACCGGCACCGGAGGCCAGCTCCAGTTCGTCCGCGGTGCCTACGCCTCCAAAGGCGGAAAATCTTTCCTGTGCCTCGCATCCACCTACGAACGCCACGGCGTCAGGAGAAGCCGCATCGTCACCGCGCTGACCCCCGGCAACATCGTCACAACCCCGCGCACCGACGTCATGCACGTCGTAACCGAATACGGCAGCGTCTGCCTCAAAGGAAAGTCCGTCGCCGAACGCGCCACAGCGCTGATCGCCCTGGCCCACCCCGACTACAGAGAAGAACTGGAACGCGAAGCCAGACAGCAAGGCATGATCCCGAAGCACTTCTTCTGAAAGGCTCTTCGCGGGTTTCCACGTCGTTCTCCGCAAGGACGCGACCGCCCACGGACATGCGCCTTTCGCGACAAGTGCGAACATTCCCCGGGGAATGTTCGTGCAGCCATGTACAGTCGCGATTCGCTGCGCCCGCCCGGAGTGATTTCAAGCGCGAGCAAGCTACGCCCTTAAGCGGATGACCAAAGCGCGCACAAAGAGACCGCCCGCACCATTTTCGTGAATCGTGACTGACCGTCGCCCTATGCGCGGACTTCGTAGAAGGGTCCAGATGCAAGGCAGATTCCGGCGAAGAGAGGGAGTCGTACTTCCCGTACGTCGACCAAACGCAGCCGGAATCGAACGCAGCAGATGGGCCCTTATACGAAGTCCGCCCAGCGATCGTGGCACTGACATAGCCGGTCGGCGATTGAGCGAAACGGCCGCAAGAAACACAAACCCCGGCAGCGCTTCCATCTCGAGAGACGGCCCGCCGGTGAGAGCGGGACTGCCGGGGTTCGGTGGTGTTTGGGTCCCCTTGAGGGGCGACCCAGCGATGTGCTGGAGCGCGTTTCCTCCTAAGAGGACACCACCTCACAGGTCACCTTGAACGAATAGATCACTGGATCACCTCCTTTGTTTTCGGCGGGGGACAATGAGCGGTCCCGAGCACCGCTGCCTCAGAGGAAGACCGCCGGTGTCCCCCCTGGGCCCCGGCCACCGACCGAAGTCGGCGATGAGGCCTGTGTACGCCTCGGCCAGGCGATCGCTGAACAGGCGGTCAAATTACGCTCGCGCCTGACGGTTGTCGAGACACGGAAGTGCAAATCTGCTGGTGTTTTTCCGCAAAAGCGGGTGACCGTGCGGTACTGCTTCGACGCCTGTTCGAACTCTGAACGCGTCGCGTCGCAAGACACGGCGAGCGCCGCCAACAAACATTCTTGCATTCCCACTGCAACACCCATTAGGTTGCGATCGGGAATCGGGGAGAGAGGCGCACGTTTCGCGTGCGCGGTTCCGAAGCCTCCAAGGAAAGCTTATGAAAAATCGACTTCGTCATCTCGCCATCGTTGCGTTCGCTGCGCTCGTGTCGTCGAGCGTTGCGTCGGCCCAGTGCCCGGACTGTTCCGTCAAGGGCGGTGGCAGCCCGAAGACCGACTGTCACGTCGAGCTCGCAAACGACGTGCTGCACGTGAACTACCCGTTCTATCCGAAGAAGAGCAAGGAAGTGCGCTGCTTCGACGGCGATGCGTGCGACCTCGACGGCATCGCGAACAACTCGTGCACGTTCGACGTCGACCTCTGCCTGCACAACGCGGATCCGTCCCTGCCCGACTGCGTACCGGCGACCGTTACGGCCGTTACGGTAAGCGACGTCGAGGATTTCCCGGAGCTCACGAGCCTGCAGACTGCCGCAAATGGCCTGCTTCCCGCCAGCACCAACGTCTGCACGACCGGTCAGACCGTCACTGTCCCGCTCGAAGGTCCGGACGACAACGGCGTCTACACGGCGACCAAATTCTCCATGAAAATCGGCACCGAAGGCGGCAAGGACAAGGACAAATACAAGTTCCTGTGCGTGCCGCGCGGCTGGCCGAGCCACGGCTACGACAATGCGAATACGCGCGCGACGCCGCTCGACACCGGCATCGACTCGACGAACGTTTCGACGCTCGTCGAGAAGTGGACGTTCAATACGCCGGGCGACAACCCTGCGGTCAGCTCGACGGTGACGGTCGGCTCGACGATGGTCTACACGACCGCCTGGGACAGCAAGGTCTACGCGCTCGACAAGAAGAACGGCGAGATCAAGTGGACGTTCAATACCCACGCCACCCACGGCGGCATCACCAAGGGAATTCAAAGCTCGCTTACGCTCACGCCCGAAGGCCGCGTGCTTGTGGCCGACAGCAACGGACAGCTCTACTGCCTCGACGGAAAGAAAGGCACGCAGGTCTGGCACGCCGACGCGGCGACTGCGGATCCGAACGCCGCACACGCGTGGGCAAGCCCGCTGGTCGCCAACGGCATGGTGCTGATGGGAATCGCATCGCACAACGACGCGCCGTGTACGCGCGGTACGCTGATCGCGTACGACCTCAACACAGGTGTGGAGAAATGGCGCCAGCACACCGTTCCGGAGCGCATCTGCTACGACGACACGACCAACGAGTGCAGCGCGAACAGCGATTGCGTCGCCGCTGCGGCAGGCTCGCCTTGCCTGATCGGAGACTGCGACAGCAACCCGGAAATCTCGTGCACCACGAACGCGGATTGCCCGAGCACGTTCCTTACGGGCGGTCAGTGCATTGCAGCCGGATCACCGACGGGAGAGTGCTGGCTCGAGCGATCGATCTCGTGCACGGCCGACGCCGATTGTCCGGCGTGCGTCCCGGGGGTCGGCGGTGGAGTAACGGCGACGCCGGCGGCTTCGGCCGACGGAACCTCCATCTACATGGCGAGCGTCGGCTGCCTGTCGCGGCCGTCGATCGGCAACTCCGACAGCATCTTCAAGCTCGACGCCGCAACCGGCGACATCGTGTGGGCTTACCGGACCGAGTCGATCGAGCAGTTCCAGTCGTTCGAGGGCGGACCGACCTACCACGATTACGGATTCCTCAACGGGCCGATCCTCACCGACAACGGCACGCCGCTGGCCGTGGCCGGTGGAAAGGACGGAGCGATCTACGCAGTGAACCAGGAAACCGGCGCGCTCGAATGGTCGAACGTCATTTCGGCGCCACCGACGTTCGCCGGATTCGGACTCTTCAACGGCGCGGACGCGTACGACGCGGAGACCGATCAGTTCTTTGCAGCGCTCGACGGCAGCACGACGTACGCGACGTCGAACGACCACCTGATCTCCTTCAATGGGGCAGACGGAACGACCGGCTGGTCAGAGCTTCCGGGCTCGTCGAACGCGAGCTGGAGCAGTCTCACGCTCGCGAACGACGTTCTCTATGCGGGAACCAATGCCCATTCGCGGCTCGACGCGTACAACAAGGCGACGGGCGCGTTCATCGCATCGCTGAACGTCCCGTCCGGACAGGTCTACGGCGGAGCGGCGGTCGAAAACGGCGTGATCTACATTCCCTTCGGGAACATCATCAGCGGCGACGGCGGCGTGATCGCCTACCAGTTGCCGACGGCGCCGTAGGCATTCGACAATCCGGGACAGGTACGAATTGTAGTTCGTACCTGTCCCATCTCGGGACGGCGGCGGATTTTCGAATCCGCCGCCGTTTTTTTGCGAATGGAGCTGGAGCGACTTACTGCCGGAGCGCCGGCTCGTATCCCCACGGCAGATTGACCTGCTTCGACTCGAGATACGCGCGCAGGCCTTCGGGTCCGAGCTCGCGACCGATCCCGGACGACTTGAAGCCGCCGAACGGCGAGCCGAACTCCATCATGAAACCGTTGACGGTGTAGACGCCGGTGCGCACGCGGCGCGCGACGTCGAGCCCGCGGTCCACGTCGGCGGTCCATACGGATCCCGCGAGCCCGTATTCCGAGTCGTTGGCGATCGCGACCGCGTCCTTCTCGTCGTCGAACGGGATCAGCACGAGCACTGGTCCGAAGATCTCCTCGCGCGCGACGCGCATCGAATTGTTGACGCCGGTCATCAGCGTCGGCTCCACGTACCAGCCTTTGTCCATCGACGACGGGCGGCCGCCGCCGACCGCAACCTTGGCGCCTTCGCCGCGACCGATCGCGATGTAGCCTTCGACGCGCTCGCGCTGCCGGCTCGAAACCAGCGGCCCGCACTCGGTCGACGGATCCATCGGATCGCCGACGCGCATCGCGCCGACTGCCGCCGAAAGGCGCTCGGCGACTTCGTCGTAGCGCGAGCGCGGCGCGAGAATGCGCGTCTGCCCGACGCACGCCTGGCCGTTGTTCATGATCGCGCCGCCCATCAGGCCCGGGATCGCCATGTCGAGGTCGGCGTCCTCCATGACGATGCAGGCCGACTTTCCGCCGAGCTCGAGCGTGACGCGCTTCAGGTTCTGGCCGCAGATCGATGCGATGTGCCGTCCGGCGGCGGTCGAACCCGTGAACGAAACCTTGTCAACGCCGGGATGCCGCACGAGGTATTCGCCGACCTCACGCCCGGTCTGGACGATGCTGACGACGCCTTCCGGAATGCCGGCCTGCGTGCAGGCCTCGGCAAGGATGTACGCGTCGAGCGGAGTCTCGGGCGCCGGTTTGACGACGATCGTGCAGCCGGCGGCCAGTGCCGGCGCGAGCTTGAGCATGATCGTGAACAGCGGGACGTTCCACGGCACGATCGCCGCGACCACGCCGACCGGCTCGTGGCGCACCACGCACGGTCCCATCATTCCCTGGCGCGTCTCTTCGAATGCGAACTCGCGCGCGAGCCCGGTGAAGTAGTCGAGCACCATGTTGGCGGCCATCGCCTGGCCGAGGTTCGAAAAGCTGATCGGCGAGCCCATCTCGCGCGTGATCGTCTCGGCGATCTCCTCGCTGCGCCCCTGGAGGATGGCCGAGAGCTGGGCCATGTGGGCCGCGCGCTCGGCGGCCGGCATGCGCGGCCACGGGCCGTCGTCGAACGCGTGGCGTGCGGCCGCGACGGCCGCATCCACGTCGGCCTCGCGGGCCTCGGGAACCCGGGCGATGGCTTCCTCGGTATGCGGCGAGATCACGTCGATGGTCGCGCCGGAAGAGGGAGCCTGCCACTGGCCGCCGATGTAGAGCTTGTCCTGGGTCTGCATGATCGAGCTGTTCTCCCGCAAATGAAGTGGTTCGGACCGCCCGTGTGTAGCCCGGAGGGCCGTCCGGCGGAAATCCAAACGATCGTTTGTCTCGCCGGAAATCGGGGACAGACACCGATTTCCCGAAACCCGGGACAGACACCGATTTCCCGAATTCGGGGTCTGACCCCGATTTCCTCAAAACCGCGAGCTAGACCGCGACCGCGCTCTTTTCCGTCAGATCGCGAACCCGCTGGCCGAGAATCCACGCGAGATTGCGGAACAGCTTGGCGCCGGTGCCCGGGAAGCGGCGACGAACGCGCTCGAGATCGGCCGACGAAAGCCGCAGGATTTCGGTGCCCGTTTCGGCAACCACGTCCGCCGAGCGCGGCTTGGTGTCGATCAGCGCGACCTCGCCGAACAGGTCGCCGGACTTCATTTTCGACAGCAGTTTTTCGCGGCCGCCTTCGGTGACGCTCGCGCGCAGCGCGCCGCTCAGCACCAGGTACATGCTGCCGTCGCTCTCTTCGCCGCGCTGGATCACGTGCTGTCCCGGCTCGAACGTCTCGATCGTGCCGAGCATGATCACCTTGCGCGCTTCCCACTTCGTGAAGTCACGAAGCAGCGCCGTCGCCGTGATGTCGCCTTCGAGCTTGAGCCCGACGATGTTCCACGCGGTCACGAGCCGCGTTGAGACCATGAGGATCGGCGTCATGGTGAGCTCGGTGACGATGGCGAGCAGCATCGTTACCGCGGAAAGGCCGCCGAAGTAGGCGGTCGGCACGAAGTTCGAGAACACCAGAATCGCGAAGCCGGCCGCGAGCGCGAGCGACGTCGACAGGATCGATTTCCCCTCGGCATGAAGGGTCGCGAACATCGCCTTTTCCTGGTCGTGGTGCCGGTCGAGCTCGGCGCTGTAGCGCGCCATGTAGTGCACCGTGTCGTCGACGGCGATGCCGATGGCGATCGCCGCGATCATGCACGTGCCGACGTTCAGAGGAATGCCGAACACACCCATGATCCCGAAAATGACGGCGATCGGCACCAGGTTCGGGATCAGCGAAAGCAGGCCGGCGCGGATCGACATGAACATCGCCGCGTTCACGAGCGCGACCGCAATCAGCAGGCTGACGAGGTCCGACACCATGTTGAAGACCATGTAGTCGGAGGCTTCGTTGATCAGGATCGACTCGCCGGTCGGAGTAACGCTGACCGCTTTCGGAAAATTCGCGACCGACCAGTCGCGCAGGTCGGCGAGCACGCGGTTGAGCTCCCACGTGCTCGTGATGTTGTGCCGCACGGTGATGCTGGCGCTCGAGTAGTCGGCGTTGACGTAGCGCGCGAGGTCTTCACCGTCGAGCATCAGCAGGTACTGTGCGATGAGGTCGCTCGAGTCCGGCACGACGAAACGCTTCTCGTCTCCGCCGTCGATCTCGCGCTGCATGGTGCGCACGAAGTCGGCGACCGACAGCGTCTTGTCGATGCCGGGCACTTTCGCGAGATGATCCTGGAGCGCGGCAATCGTACGCAGCAGCGCCGGATCCTTGATCGCGTCCGGACGGCCGCCTTCGACGATGACGGAAAAGTTCGTCACTCCGGCAAGTCTCTCGTGCGCC
It encodes:
- a CDS encoding MMPL family transporter: MRKLCRWIIFHQRISVALVLVVTALLATGLPGLRTEVTAKDLMAADSPAGRFYEDAKRQFGSDDLTLVLVQADDVFQPKALEAIARLTNESRAIPGVRSVTSLVTVGNIRGTGDSIDTDPLFPPVLPKDPAVLADIRRQALRNPLLAGNLVSEDAKATAVLVYTQNPGTDSKFDPDFAAALERVIASVHQASGLEIWQIGGPFTKATLVEFVQQDQVRLMPLALVLLLVVLWLMFRVSHAVAIPITTGLLSIVWTFGLMGLLGYSITVITALIPVLLICIGFTEDVHIIAEYHQAYAHSRDKRKALLETMETLAVPLLVTTATTVLGFLTLVTSDIRLLKEFGIFAPIGFTANFVISIVLVPALLRIWPIPAKMAAVADDAPIGRTHALMDWIGRFDLEHGRMVLVIAVLVAVASGVAATQIRVDNDLLSYFHKGSVLRERTEQAHERLAGVTNFSVIVEGGRPDAIKDPALLRTIAALQDHLAKVPGIDKTLSVADFVRTMQREIDGGDEKRFVVPDSSDLIAQYLLMLDGEDLARYVNADYSSASITVRHNITSTWELNRVLADLRDWSVANFPKAVSVTPTGESILINEASDYMVFNMVSDLVSLLIAVALVNAAMFMSIRAGLLSLIPNLVPIAVIFGIMGVFGIPLNVGTCMIAAIAIGIAVDDTVHYMARYSAELDRHHDQEKAMFATLHAEGKSILSTSLALAAGFAILVFSNFVPTAYFGGLSAVTMLLAIVTELTMTPILMVSTRLVTAWNIVGLKLEGDITATALLRDFTKWEARKVIMLGTIETFEPGQHVIQRGEESDGSMYLVLSGALRASVTEGGREKLLSKMKSGDLFGEVALIDTKPRSADVVAETGTEILRLSSADLERVRRRFPGTGAKLFRNLAWILGQRVRDLTEKSAVAV
- a CDS encoding acetyl-CoA hydrolase/transferase C-terminal domain-containing protein, whose translation is MNADLRAKTISADEAAELVKSGDWVDFGAGLSQPDLFDEALARRKDALRGVRIRACVTMSPRAVLESDPTGEHFLWFNWHFSGHDRGSNTGGRCNYIPMNFGEAPDYYRRFLDPVDVACIKTTAIDEDGWFNYAATNANTDAILERAKVIIVETSTAMPHVRSDGGRIHLRDVHYVIDGGENPLPELANPPVTEVDHRVATLIAEQIDDGACLQIGIGGMPNAVCLLLKDAGLEDLGIHTEMFVDGMVDLIESGVANGARKQMNKGEAVFTFAGGSRHSYDFLDRNPSVRSCPVDYTNLPDQIARNDRVVSINNTTQIDLQGQAASESDGHRHLTGTGGQLQFVRGAYASKGGKSFLCLASTYERHGVRRSRIVTALTPGNIVTTPRTDVMHVVTEYGSVCLKGKSVAERATALIALAHPDYREELEREARQQGMIPKHFF
- a CDS encoding PTS sugar transporter subunit IIA, with amino-acid sequence MNLEQVLTPDSVSLDLTLTDKPRAIAHAASLLASEAGMPSDVVEGALLAREALGSTGVGGGIALPHARLHRLAKTHAVFLRLLSPIGFESNDARPVDLVCAIIAPDEPSAELLTAVSQIARVLRDQDKTAALRQSHDASEARAILVGSNGG
- a CDS encoding aldehyde dehydrogenase, whose protein sequence is MQTQDKLYIGGQWQAPSSGATIDVISPHTEEAIARVPEAREADVDAAVAAARHAFDDGPWPRMPAAERAAHMAQLSAILQGRSEEIAETITREMGSPISFSNLGQAMAANMVLDYFTGLAREFAFEETRQGMMGPCVVRHEPVGVVAAIVPWNVPLFTIMLKLAPALAAGCTIVVKPAPETPLDAYILAEACTQAGIPEGVVSIVQTGREVGEYLVRHPGVDKVSFTGSTAAGRHIASICGQNLKRVTLELGGKSACIVMEDADLDMAIPGLMGGAIMNNGQACVGQTRILAPRSRYDEVAERLSAAVGAMRVGDPMDPSTECGPLVSSRQRERVEGYIAIGRGEGAKVAVGGGRPSSMDKGWYVEPTLMTGVNNSMRVAREEIFGPVLVLIPFDDEKDAVAIANDSEYGLAGSVWTADVDRGLDVARRVRTGVYTVNGFMMEFGSPFGGFKSSGIGRELGPEGLRAYLESKQVNLPWGYEPALRQ
- a CDS encoding PQQ-binding-like beta-propeller repeat protein, with protein sequence MKNRLRHLAIVAFAALVSSSVASAQCPDCSVKGGGSPKTDCHVELANDVLHVNYPFYPKKSKEVRCFDGDACDLDGIANNSCTFDVDLCLHNADPSLPDCVPATVTAVTVSDVEDFPELTSLQTAANGLLPASTNVCTTGQTVTVPLEGPDDNGVYTATKFSMKIGTEGGKDKDKYKFLCVPRGWPSHGYDNANTRATPLDTGIDSTNVSTLVEKWTFNTPGDNPAVSSTVTVGSTMVYTTAWDSKVYALDKKNGEIKWTFNTHATHGGITKGIQSSLTLTPEGRVLVADSNGQLYCLDGKKGTQVWHADAATADPNAAHAWASPLVANGMVLMGIASHNDAPCTRGTLIAYDLNTGVEKWRQHTVPERICYDDTTNECSANSDCVAAAAGSPCLIGDCDSNPEISCTTNADCPSTFLTGGQCIAAGSPTGECWLERSISCTADADCPACVPGVGGGVTATPAASADGTSIYMASVGCLSRPSIGNSDSIFKLDAATGDIVWAYRTESIEQFQSFEGGPTYHDYGFLNGPILTDNGTPLAVAGGKDGAIYAVNQETGALEWSNVISAPPTFAGFGLFNGADAYDAETDQFFAALDGSTTYATSNDHLISFNGADGTTGWSELPGSSNASWSSLTLANDVLYAGTNAHSRLDAYNKATGAFIASLNVPSGQVYGGAAVENGVIYIPFGNIISGDGGVIAYQLPTAP